The Prunus persica cultivar Lovell chromosome G8, Prunus_persica_NCBIv2, whole genome shotgun sequence genome includes a region encoding these proteins:
- the LOC18768823 gene encoding ribosome-recycling factor, chloroplastic yields the protein MATHFSPATPVRFFLQPTQNPPKTLLSVRDSFGGGPVCKKCQPITVNVCSWSSTVSYVGSQDGSMKFSGNPIVVKKQLLQKRAGTVRAATIEEIEAEKSLIKKDAKGRMEKTIELVRSNFNSIRTGRASPAMLDKIEVEYYGSPVGLKTIAQISSPDASSFLVQPYDKSSLKAIEKAIVSSDLGLTPNNDGEVIRLTLPQLTAERRKELSKVVAKQTEEGKVALRNIRRDALKALDKLEKDKKLSEDNVKDLSSDLQKLTDEYVKKLDTVFKQKEKELLKV from the exons ATGGCGACCCACTTCTCTCCTGCAACCCCTGTACGCTTCTTCCTCCAACCCACGCAAAACCCTCCCAAAACCCTCCTCTCCGTTCGAG ACTCCTTTGGCGGAGGACCGGTTTGTAAGAAATGCCAGCCCATAACGGTTAATGTATGCTCATGGAGCTCAACTGTTAGTTATGTAGGATCTCAGGATGGTTCCATGAAGTTTTCTGGTAATCCTATTGTTGTCAAGAAGCAATTGTTGCAAAAGAG AGCTGGAACTgtaagggctgccactattgaAGAAATAGAAGCAGAGAAGTCTTTGATAAAAAAAGATGCT AAAGGAAGGATGGAAAAGACTATCGAACTGGTACGGTCCAATTTCAATTCTATTCGGACAGGGAGGGCAAGCCCAGCCATGCTGGACAAGATTGAG GTTGAATACTATGGAAGCCCCGTTGGCTTGAAGACCATTGCTCAAATTAGTTCTCCTGATGCAAGTTCCTTCTTGGTTCAGCCATATGATAAATCCAG CTTAAAGGCTATAGAGAAGGCCATAGTTAGCTCTGATCTTGGTTTAACTCCAAATAATGATGGAGAAGTGATTCGGTTGACCCTACCTCAACTTACAGCAGAAAGAAGGAAG GAATTGTCAAAAGTAGTGGCAAAACAGACCGAAGAAGGAAAG GTGGCATTGAGGAACATCAGAAGAGATGCTTTAAAAGCTCTCGACAAACTTGAGAAG gACAAAAAGCTCTCTGAAGATAATGTCAAAGACTTATCTAGTGATTTGCAG AAATTGACAGATGAGTATGTGAAGAAGCTTGATACCGtcttcaaacaaaaagaaaag GAATTGCTGAAGGTTTAG
- the LOC18768478 gene encoding mavicyanin: MAFAKNSMLFFMVMALFGVCFGTVYKVGDSNGWTDKGSVSYKDWASTKNFVVGDTIVFEYNAKEQNVVQVKTLTEFNGCNSKAPLSTYNSGNDAVELKKAGHFFYICGLPGHCEAGQKVDIRVLEPSQAPSPSHSSPSPSPAPSSNHSHHNESSAPVPSPSAKAPTSPNKSSALSVKSSSGLFMLVVMGVLAYLA; encoded by the exons ATGGCTTTTGCTAAGAATTCAATGCTTTTTTTCATGGTTATGGCTTTGTTTGGGGTCTGTTTTGGGACTGTGTACAAGGTGGGTGACTCTAACGGCTGGACAGACAAAGGCAGTGTTAGTTACAAGGATTGGGCATCTACTAAGAACTTCGTTGTTGGAGACACTATCG TTTTTGAGTACAATGCCAAGGAGCAAAATGTGGTGCAAGTGAAAACCCTCACAGAATTCAACGGCTGCAACTCAAAAGCTCCATTATCAACCTACAACTCTGGCAACGACGCTGTAGAGTTGAAGAAGGCTGGCCATTTCTTTTACATCTGTGGTCTTCCTGGGCACTGCGAGGCTGGCCAGAAAGTTGACATTAGGGTTCTTGAACCTAGCCAGGCACCTAGCCCAAGCCACTCAAGCCCTAGCCCTAGCCCTGCACCCAGCTCAAACCATTCTCACCACAATGAATCGTCCGCCCCGGTTCCATCTCCAAGTGCAAAGGCTCCTACCTCGCCTAACAAGAGCAGTGCTCTATCTGTCAAGTCTTCTAGTGGCTTGTTTATGCTTGTTGTGATGGGGGTTCTTGCTTACCTTGCTTAA